In Vibrio atlanticus, the following proteins share a genomic window:
- a CDS encoding protein YgfX has protein sequence MLQWLIKLSRITSARFVKLQLNPSYSALFAKGTVFGCLLFFIVFSSIPLAVALYCLALVFSLFKANHVILNTAHGCFDYKEDGEIRLNEQAYTLKSVDKIWAQFFVKLQFECGYSVLLWRDSCNEREYRHFLAHLQRVRLINESIG, from the coding sequence ATGCTTCAATGGTTGATAAAATTGTCGCGCATAACCTCAGCAAGGTTCGTTAAGCTTCAGCTTAACCCTTCGTATTCCGCATTATTTGCAAAAGGCACTGTTTTTGGGTGCCTTTTGTTTTTCATCGTTTTCTCTTCTATTCCACTCGCTGTTGCCCTCTATTGTTTAGCTTTAGTGTTCAGTTTGTTTAAAGCCAATCATGTAATCTTGAATACAGCACATGGGTGCTTTGACTATAAAGAAGATGGCGAGATCCGACTCAATGAACAAGCCTACACACTTAAGTCCGTTGATAAGATCTGGGCGCAGTTCTTCGTTAAATTGCAGTTTGAGTGCGGATATTCAGTCTTGTTGTGGCGAGATAGTTGCAATGAACGTGAATATCGACACTTCTTGGCGCATTTACAACGAGTCCGTTTGATAAACGAAAGCATTGGATAA
- a CDS encoding succinate dehydrogenase assembly factor 2, whose amino-acid sequence MYTAEQKARIKWGCRRGMLELDVVIMPFFEECFDSLQEQEQREFVSLLECDDPDLFTWVMGHGRSENLGHASMVDKIVAHNLSKVR is encoded by the coding sequence ATGTACACTGCAGAGCAGAAAGCACGAATTAAATGGGGTTGCCGTCGTGGCATGTTGGAACTTGACGTAGTTATCATGCCATTTTTCGAAGAGTGTTTTGATTCATTGCAAGAGCAGGAGCAGCGTGAGTTTGTTTCTCTATTAGAGTGTGATGACCCAGACCTGTTTACTTGGGTAATGGGACACGGACGCAGTGAAAACCTAGGCCATGCTTCAATGGTTGATAAAATTGTCGCGCATAACCTCAGCAAGGTTCGTTAA
- the ygfZ gene encoding tRNA-modifying protein YgfZ, producing MDWKNTFQPLAHTQNESLPDLMMTHVSDWSAITMIGDDKKSYLQGQVTCDVVTLPNDESTLGAHCDAKGKVWSIFRLFHHNGGYALMQPKSAIEIELVEIKKYAVFSKVDIEQTSDVVIGVMGASADQYIDSISESQGNVRIISGGTAVQVSDNRWALLVTQEAAEALVSSSTAEKVSEALWQYHEILDAQPNLSKAEQNEHIPQALNLQAIGGISFSKGCYTGQETVARAKYRGMNKREMRIVSGTSSDVLYLENTIELERSVGENWRGAGRLLNVYQFADNQAIGLMVLPNNLDDDVQLRLTAQPEQVWNILPLPYSLDEE from the coding sequence ATGGATTGGAAAAACACATTTCAGCCGCTCGCTCATACGCAAAATGAATCGCTTCCAGATCTGATGATGACACACGTGTCAGACTGGAGTGCAATCACCATGATAGGCGATGACAAAAAGTCGTACCTGCAAGGTCAAGTAACGTGCGATGTCGTCACTCTTCCTAATGATGAATCCACGCTAGGCGCGCATTGTGATGCGAAAGGAAAGGTTTGGAGTATCTTTCGTTTGTTCCACCACAATGGTGGCTACGCTCTTATGCAGCCTAAGTCTGCGATTGAAATCGAATTAGTTGAAATTAAAAAATACGCCGTATTCTCTAAGGTTGATATCGAGCAAACGTCTGACGTTGTTATCGGTGTCATGGGCGCGTCAGCTGATCAATACATTGACTCAATTTCAGAAAGCCAAGGCAACGTACGTATTATCTCTGGTGGTACCGCTGTTCAAGTCTCTGACAACCGTTGGGCTCTACTTGTTACGCAAGAAGCAGCAGAAGCCTTGGTATCAAGCAGCACTGCAGAAAAAGTATCAGAAGCGCTTTGGCAGTATCATGAAATTCTTGATGCTCAGCCGAACCTATCGAAAGCAGAGCAAAACGAACACATCCCTCAAGCACTCAACCTGCAAGCGATTGGCGGTATCAGCTTTTCAAAAGGCTGTTACACAGGTCAAGAAACAGTTGCTCGTGCTAAATACCGTGGCATGAACAAGCGTGAAATGCGCATTGTTTCAGGAACGAGTTCAGATGTATTGTATCTAGAGAATACGATTGAACTAGAGCGCAGCGTAGGTGAGAACTGGCGCGGTGCAGGCCGACTATTAAACGTCTATCAATTTGCTGATAATCAGGCGATTGGTTTGATGGTGTTGCCAAACAACCTTGATGACGATGTTCAGCTTCGATTGACTGCGCAACCTGAGCAAGTATGGAACATTCTGCCACTGCCTTACAGCCTTGACGAAGAGTAG
- a CDS encoding aminoacyl-tRNA deacylase produces METLITQWLDQQQVDYRLLVQSKPTTSIEETAQERGINASQMVKCILLKDMGNQYALACTPGDRSIDPKKVRSVLNCRRMTCVSLADVEAITGFKAGCVGPIALKRYMPIIFDPSIQSNSTVTISSGDRMAGVALDPNDLIALCAPIVADISR; encoded by the coding sequence GTGGAAACACTGATTACACAATGGTTAGATCAACAGCAGGTGGACTATCGCCTGTTGGTGCAAAGCAAGCCAACCACCAGCATCGAAGAGACCGCGCAAGAACGAGGCATTAATGCCTCTCAAATGGTCAAGTGCATCCTGCTTAAGGATATGGGAAACCAGTATGCGTTGGCCTGTACTCCTGGCGATCGCTCTATCGATCCAAAGAAAGTACGCTCGGTACTGAATTGCCGTCGAATGACCTGCGTATCACTCGCTGATGTTGAAGCCATCACCGGCTTTAAAGCTGGATGTGTTGGGCCTATTGCTCTAAAGAGATACATGCCGATCATTTTTGATCCTTCTATTCAGAGCAACTCGACCGTTACCATTAGCTCGGGTGATCGAATGGCTGGCGTTGCGTTGGATCCCAATGATCTCATAGCACTATGTGCACCGATCGTCGCTGACATCAGTCGATGA
- a CDS encoding DUF1107 domain-containing protein translates to MRLFKRYTPSMIAKHVSRLFKGRIYIYGVGKFEFDNGKLVLPDRAEKRHFQTVKEINSEIMKLRCAYA, encoded by the coding sequence ATGAGACTGTTTAAGCGCTATACACCGAGTATGATTGCTAAACATGTAAGTCGACTTTTCAAAGGACGAATCTACATTTACGGCGTAGGTAAATTTGAGTTTGATAACGGTAAACTCGTACTACCAGACCGAGCAGAGAAGCGTCACTTCCAAACCGTGAAAGAAATAAATAGTGAAATCATGAAACTGCGCTGCGCGTACGCATGA
- a CDS encoding FAD-dependent 2-octaprenylphenol hydroxylase, with amino-acid sequence MMQSVDIAIVGGGMVGLALAAALKDSDLRIAVIEGRAPSEGLSELPDVRVSALSRSSEVILRNLGAWQGIEQRRAAPYQAMEVWEQDSFARIEFDSTRLAQPNLGHIVENRVIQLALLDQVKKQDNVSLYMPATCKTMAIGESEAWLTLDNGQALTAKLVVGADGANSWVRKQQDIPLTHWDYGHSAIVANIKTSEPHHSVARQIFTPQGPLAFLPMQPSKMSSIVWSTEPNRAEKLVSMSDADFNKQLTAEFDSKLGLCEVVGDRFAFPLRMRYARDFAVERVALVGDAAHTIHPLAGQGVNLGLLDAASLAQELLTLWASGEDIGTKRNLRGYERWRKAEAAKMIASMQGFKDLFEGDNPAKKLIRGIGMKLAGQLPGAKDEIMKRALGLSGNLPDLAKRPVAHR; translated from the coding sequence ATGATGCAAAGTGTTGATATCGCGATTGTAGGAGGAGGCATGGTTGGCCTAGCGCTTGCCGCTGCACTGAAAGACAGCGATCTAAGAATTGCGGTCATTGAAGGCAGAGCGCCTAGCGAAGGGCTTAGCGAATTGCCTGATGTGCGTGTGTCGGCACTGAGCCGTTCGAGTGAAGTCATCCTACGTAACCTAGGCGCATGGCAAGGCATCGAACAACGACGTGCTGCGCCCTACCAAGCGATGGAGGTGTGGGAACAAGACAGCTTCGCTCGCATCGAGTTTGACTCGACACGCTTAGCACAGCCTAACCTAGGTCATATTGTAGAGAACCGCGTAATTCAATTAGCGCTGCTTGATCAGGTTAAGAAACAAGACAATGTCAGCCTATACATGCCAGCTACGTGTAAAACGATGGCGATTGGTGAGAGCGAAGCATGGCTAACGTTAGACAACGGCCAAGCGCTGACCGCTAAGTTAGTTGTTGGAGCTGACGGTGCAAACTCTTGGGTTCGCAAGCAACAAGATATCCCATTAACTCATTGGGATTACGGCCACAGTGCGATTGTCGCGAACATCAAAACCTCAGAGCCGCACCATAGCGTTGCTCGTCAAATATTTACACCGCAAGGGCCGTTGGCGTTCCTGCCAATGCAGCCAAGCAAAATGAGCTCGATAGTTTGGTCTACGGAGCCTAATCGTGCCGAGAAGCTTGTATCAATGTCGGATGCTGATTTTAATAAGCAGCTAACGGCAGAGTTCGACTCAAAGCTTGGATTATGCGAAGTGGTTGGTGACCGTTTTGCCTTCCCACTGCGCATGCGTTATGCACGTGACTTTGCTGTAGAGCGTGTCGCTTTGGTGGGTGATGCTGCTCATACTATTCACCCATTAGCAGGGCAAGGTGTGAACCTTGGTCTATTAGACGCAGCAAGCTTAGCGCAAGAGCTGTTAACGCTATGGGCTTCTGGTGAGGATATTGGCACCAAGCGCAACCTTCGTGGCTATGAGCGCTGGAGAAAAGCTGAGGCGGCGAAAATGATTGCTTCAATGCAGGGCTTTAAAGATCTGTTTGAAGGCGATAATCCGGCTAAGAAGCTGATTCGTGGTATCGGTATGAAGCTTGCTGGTCAATTACCGGGTGCGAAAGATGAGATAATGAAGCGAGCGCTGGGGTTGTCGGGCAATCTTCCGGATTTAGCTAAGCGCCCCGTAGCACACCGATAG
- the ubiH gene encoding 2-octaprenyl-6-methoxyphenyl hydroxylase: MAQYDVVIAGGAMAGATLALALNHLSQGSLSIAVVEPYQVDHQAHPGFDSRSIALSYGTVQILDSLQLWQSIAPVATPIKDIHVSDRGHAGMTDIYSEDLAVDALGYVVELADVGRIYQQKLESEAAITMLCPESVRTVERDESLTTIELTSGQTVTTKLLVAADGAISTCCQQLNIPLSEHDFEQVAVIANIVASEPHQGRAFERFTHHGPVALLPMSDNRLSLVWCLPPEQAQQVTALSDDEFLEQLQKDFGWRLGRLEKVGKRASYPLILRHRQQNISHRFAIVGNAAQTLHPIAGQGFNLGIRDVASLAEELCTQLDDVGRYTGLVNFRKRREQDRDTTITLTSSLVHLFSNDFLTARIGRNLGLAVIDNLPPLKGPLLRHTLGLVER, translated from the coding sequence ATGGCTCAGTATGATGTTGTAATTGCTGGTGGCGCAATGGCGGGGGCGACCTTAGCCCTTGCTCTGAATCACCTCAGTCAAGGTTCTCTATCGATTGCGGTAGTAGAGCCTTATCAGGTTGATCATCAAGCTCATCCAGGCTTTGATTCTCGTTCGATTGCTTTGTCTTATGGCACGGTGCAGATCCTCGACTCTTTGCAGTTGTGGCAATCTATTGCTCCCGTTGCAACCCCGATCAAAGATATTCATGTATCAGATCGAGGTCATGCTGGGATGACAGACATCTACAGTGAAGATCTTGCTGTTGATGCGCTTGGCTACGTGGTGGAGTTGGCGGATGTGGGGCGAATCTATCAGCAGAAGCTTGAATCAGAAGCTGCAATTACGATGCTTTGCCCTGAGTCTGTTAGAACCGTTGAACGTGATGAATCGTTAACGACGATTGAGCTGACAAGTGGGCAAACCGTCACGACTAAGTTATTGGTTGCAGCTGACGGTGCTATCTCAACCTGTTGTCAGCAACTGAATATCCCATTGAGTGAACATGACTTTGAACAAGTCGCTGTGATTGCCAATATTGTTGCTAGTGAGCCCCATCAAGGTCGAGCCTTTGAGCGTTTTACTCATCATGGGCCAGTTGCTCTGTTACCGATGAGCGACAACCGTTTATCGCTAGTTTGGTGTCTGCCACCAGAGCAAGCACAGCAAGTCACCGCTTTAAGCGATGATGAATTTCTTGAGCAGCTACAGAAAGATTTTGGTTGGCGATTAGGTCGATTAGAAAAAGTCGGCAAGCGTGCGAGCTACCCACTGATTCTTCGCCACCGACAGCAAAATATCTCTCATCGATTTGCCATTGTTGGCAATGCTGCTCAAACACTTCACCCTATTGCGGGGCAAGGTTTTAATCTTGGCATTCGTGATGTGGCTTCCTTGGCGGAAGAGTTGTGTACTCAATTGGATGATGTGGGTCGTTACACTGGTCTTGTTAACTTTAGAAAGCGCAGAGAACAAGACAGAGACACGACGATTACGCTGACATCAAGCCTTGTTCATCTGTTCTCAAACGATTTTTTGACCGCTCGTATTGGGCGAAACCTTGGGTTAGCCGTAATTGATAACCTTCCACCACTTAAAGGTCCACTTTTGCGTCATACGCTTGGCCTAGTAGAAAGATAA
- a CDS encoding YecA family protein, which produces MSETTLPDYLTVATELQSASLAVNPAEMHGLLTGMLSGGLNLADKSWQPLIFDYTNEGMGWPDRALTLAEATLKVTTSEITGSGMELSMLLPDEDASASLFDLADGVSDWINHFISGLGLVGAQLNKASDGTKEALADLEEMAKLGIDEDDDMEEQAQLLEHVIEHVKACALTIHAEFGARPSEDAAPTIH; this is translated from the coding sequence ATGAGCGAAACTACTTTACCTGACTACCTAACGGTTGCGACTGAACTTCAATCGGCAAGCCTAGCCGTAAACCCTGCTGAGATGCATGGTTTATTAACGGGTATGTTGAGCGGAGGCTTAAACCTAGCAGATAAAAGCTGGCAACCACTTATCTTTGATTACACCAATGAAGGCATGGGGTGGCCAGATCGCGCATTAACGTTAGCGGAAGCGACATTAAAGGTGACGACTAGCGAAATTACAGGTTCAGGCATGGAACTGTCTATGTTGTTGCCTGATGAAGACGCAAGCGCAAGCTTGTTTGATTTGGCTGATGGTGTGTCAGATTGGATTAACCACTTTATTTCTGGTTTAGGCTTGGTTGGCGCTCAATTAAATAAAGCGTCTGACGGTACCAAAGAAGCATTAGCTGATCTTGAAGAGATGGCAAAGCTAGGCATTGACGAAGACGATGATATGGAAGAGCAAGCGCAGCTTCTAGAGCACGTTATTGAACACGTAAAAGCGTGTGCACTAACGATTCATGCTGAATTCGGTGCTCGCCCATCTGAAGATGCGGCTCCAACCATTCATTAA
- the zapA gene encoding cell division protein ZapA, producing the protein MSNQAVDVEILGKLTRVNCPPGQEESLIAAAADLDNRLKEMAERTKVTNEVKLLTIAALNICYELQTKKFEANDEQNALTERMEQLTTSLSDVLSKVKHGQQ; encoded by the coding sequence ATGAGTAATCAAGCGGTAGACGTTGAAATATTAGGAAAACTGACTCGAGTGAATTGTCCCCCAGGGCAAGAAGAGTCATTGATTGCAGCGGCGGCCGATCTTGATAATCGATTGAAAGAGATGGCTGAACGTACTAAGGTAACCAATGAAGTGAAGCTGCTAACGATCGCAGCTCTGAACATTTGCTATGAATTACAAACCAAGAAGTTTGAAGCAAATGATGAACAAAACGCACTGACCGAGCGAATGGAACAGCTCACGACATCACTTTCAGATGTCCTCAGTAAAGTTAAGCACGGACAGCAATAG